The following are encoded together in the Bubalus kerabau isolate K-KA32 ecotype Philippines breed swamp buffalo chromosome 3, PCC_UOA_SB_1v2, whole genome shotgun sequence genome:
- the LOC129647331 gene encoding small cysteine and glycine repeat-containing protein 7-like, translated as MGCCGCGSCGGCGGGCGGGCGGGCGGGCGGGCGGGCGSCTSCRCYRVGCCTSCCPCCYGCCGGCCSVPVVCCHRRTCSCNLCGCSGGKGCCQQKSCCQQKCGCQKQCCH; from the coding sequence ATGGGCTGCTGTGGTTGTGGAAGTTGTGGTGGCTGCGGTGGTGGCTGCGGCGGTGGCTGTGGCGGTGGCTGCGGCGGTGGCTGCGGTGGTGGCTGCGGTGGTGGCTGTGGCAGCTGCACCAGCTGCAGATGCTACCGGGTGGGCTGCTGCAccagctgctgcccctgctgctatggctgctgtgGGGGCTGCTGCAGCGTCCCCGTGGTCTGCTGCCACCGCCGCACCTGCAGCTGCAACTTGTGTGGCTGCAGCGGTGGGAAGGGCTGTTGCCAGCAGAAGAGCTGTTGTCAGCAGAAGTGCGGCTGCCAGAAGCAATGCTGCCACTAG